A region from the Rheinheimera mangrovi genome encodes:
- a CDS encoding DUF1566 domain-containing protein — translation MQQTTAKERSYNNYKSILVPVLLSIGLTGCFGGKQDNEPEEVTSFSVTATAGAGGSISPRSRTVQSGQTTSFTVTPYTGYGIGSVTGCNGSLSGTTYTTGTINAVCSVQASFTLNSYSVTATSGEGGSISPASQSVTYGGTTTFTLTPETGYSISSVTGCGGSLNGNIYTTGVITANCEINASFELNSFKVTTQISAGGSITPENPLVKYGEKVSFTIQPEPHFAIDNVTGCKGTLNGQEYQTDLITEACTVNASFKQVSQGSVVTVYLGSLAGGTAEIRLPNSTATESKELDDNGRFELVVADLNAQSANLNIYNLKTNSGQLPANTISVQCPLGANCIVSPWQQLRQQLAKLYSGTVEENQQLADQTITQILGLASAEDPFVAFNTNQVIDGINSQELVTLLQTAMTSAAFSNTLVADMSDGALDDENWKQYFPKANFKTPEPVAHDPAVVAPILAERATELPERTYQVFSLSNDGQTTSHFADTVYIENFAYTYSDSEGTAVNTALATPLLYGFNIGPWKTQLTAETTILRQIFTSSLTLALLPDTEKLKLANRLVGDQEFINVVKVFSEQLKAGEVDPFNELIQTSIQALAAVSEQQLTDEQQHQLSVLASAAVQAKPSAQALGRKASNQAGAQAATSATTKLKLIPNVLDGTITHDGSDANIRMDVENSTSLYYAVHKESDLDASLFSYFWSGAAIEPSKGIGFLTTDKITNSSVKTDTDISEYQTATYVYYNKSVNGRVLSVPNLYNTINILSIVSGSTGLGKLMNNTLQQTKSAKFIKQHTDMADKLFGFSDTMLSSTALACELYDLGVETTGRSEQLAVPGFDAAAGVDFCLGVSRARNATESLRATLESLGHTTTITEPDFYGTSPFSKATLSVSTLKEGLKLALKDPRLLLVRPEQQRPNTSGSFLATLVGNSAGVYVTQWLFEQCTAADDSQHGKVIKTAQGQRQYLIKELAKYAYYRQHYIQSFNNNAATYSSINPYYKTNYGNPESYLKNGLKLYAKQGGTELLKCSTGLLGEDWLAKLTTFQDVSAKVAKALAGQSTDISVSELGSFLAVLSTVSEEAGSQVKAKIAEIIAKQAATAAMGPFGIGVRLAQTGNAAGAMAWDWATKPSEIRLQFAKVGGQWQVSSALPALDHVSYLAFPGKGADSDNIKGIIATHHAPALGSFSRIAAADSDYQLGYLLSKDVKINHTLLTANTSFSYENQLLFDSNNTEFKGWLENSDKEAHFDWVVRHCPLTDAGCISQSRPVAQWPVFGNNNIHFSLTPEELEDEIQSYKRQRGTFSKTDNLTNPILWEHASNAKAEPVDELSYVDFTAAYNSKVGVGIVQHKTPGLYFDSTSATLDTSTFDSGSHVYVTLDYGFQSADAKSHNTVLKEQSYLLKNDHYSDEFGNAITTTKLVLRLERPEGQFNYLCTKDSMIDSCVNNASHAVWGQKVVNGPWQKLGDVWLGKGDEQSVTLPAQMNRIVLLDAITTAYLNNTATDVGVFLGTRLQQYQQGRMNLPFLTFTPGELTLFNVDFEARSQLQLNEDTSMLAAMLSANPDANQVQWYLVKGDACSEAVSGVNLPDGVKVNQLAEGYEYKTSRIRGNAQQLKATRSVDSSCQPESLVASGQVGSVSKFLQQKWSQAVTGEGNYYLILAVPNNSNSGQLVYLRSNVVSQLPELPIELLSGCDGSGACELLLNFDDALALGNGYSFMLNINGQEYQLNLQELASFGNELFTANLTRNADGRLVLKLQLKNAGSYQLELQVSTASGSVSLFSAQSVHIPKPTVKASKTSLNLQWVDLKASNYRVYISSQQGFDPSKVETYPDGQSFYTTDLTQQIESLETGKTYYLRLEAVLDNNSYFSGEISAVPAEVITASGKLNDTGISWCADGVQNNLACPVEGYAGQDGEHGRDALARAGQLQKVGGGDAGFDFTKLDASGNDLPASATEWSCVRDNHTGLIWEVKTTDGGLRDMNHFYTWYNPDNSTNGGSAGTQNGGSCTGSDCDTYAFVQAVNQQGLCGANDWRMPTQKELLGIVHNGQIMPAIDTHYFPNTPFGWFWSLSPYYSHYEEYSGVARNVSFTNGSNGFGASDLSMFAGSGSDPDHSWGHVRLVRTEQ, via the coding sequence ATGCAACAAACAACCGCCAAAGAGCGAAGCTATAACAATTACAAAAGCATCTTGGTTCCTGTACTGCTAAGTATTGGACTGACGGGTTGTTTTGGGGGCAAACAAGATAATGAGCCTGAAGAGGTTACCAGCTTTAGCGTGACCGCCACCGCTGGGGCTGGAGGTAGCATTTCACCACGTAGTCGTACAGTACAAAGCGGCCAGACAACCAGTTTTACCGTCACCCCGTATACTGGCTATGGCATTGGCAGCGTAACAGGTTGTAATGGCAGTTTGAGCGGTACCACCTATACCACTGGCACAATCAATGCGGTGTGTAGCGTGCAAGCCAGCTTTACTCTGAACAGTTACAGCGTCACTGCAACATCAGGAGAGGGTGGTAGCATTAGCCCAGCGTCGCAAAGTGTAACTTATGGCGGCACTACAACTTTTACTCTTACTCCGGAAACCGGATACAGCATCAGCTCAGTGACGGGTTGTGGTGGTAGTTTAAACGGAAACATATACACCACAGGAGTTATCACTGCTAATTGTGAAATTAATGCTTCGTTTGAACTTAATAGTTTTAAAGTCACGACGCAGATTTCGGCAGGTGGCTCAATTACACCAGAAAATCCTCTGGTTAAGTATGGGGAAAAAGTCAGCTTTACTATTCAACCCGAGCCACATTTTGCAATAGATAATGTTACTGGTTGTAAAGGTACGCTCAACGGTCAGGAGTATCAAACTGATTTAATAACAGAAGCCTGTACTGTAAATGCAAGCTTTAAACAAGTGAGTCAAGGAAGCGTTGTTACAGTATATCTGGGATCATTAGCCGGAGGCACAGCTGAAATCCGTTTGCCAAACAGCACTGCAACAGAAAGCAAGGAGTTGGATGACAACGGCAGGTTTGAGTTAGTTGTTGCAGATCTTAATGCGCAGTCTGCCAACCTCAATATTTACAACTTGAAAACAAACTCTGGTCAACTTCCGGCCAATACTATCTCCGTACAGTGCCCTTTGGGGGCAAATTGCATTGTTTCGCCGTGGCAGCAACTCAGGCAGCAACTTGCCAAGCTCTATTCGGGCACTGTAGAGGAGAATCAACAACTTGCAGATCAAACCATCACGCAGATATTAGGACTTGCCAGTGCTGAAGATCCATTTGTGGCTTTTAACACCAATCAGGTTATAGATGGAATTAATAGTCAGGAGTTAGTTACGCTACTGCAAACCGCTATGACCAGCGCTGCCTTTAGCAATACGCTTGTTGCTGACATGAGCGATGGCGCCTTAGATGATGAAAACTGGAAGCAATATTTTCCAAAAGCTAACTTTAAAACTCCAGAACCTGTGGCTCATGATCCGGCAGTGGTTGCACCTATTCTGGCTGAACGAGCCACTGAATTGCCAGAAAGAACTTACCAGGTTTTTTCATTAAGCAACGATGGGCAAACCACTTCACATTTTGCCGATACTGTATACATCGAAAATTTTGCATACACCTATTCAGACTCAGAAGGCACAGCAGTTAATACGGCATTAGCTACGCCCTTGTTATATGGTTTTAATATTGGTCCATGGAAAACGCAGTTGACTGCCGAAACCACGATATTGAGGCAGATTTTTACTTCATCACTTACGCTAGCATTGTTGCCTGATACTGAAAAGTTAAAGCTGGCAAACCGCCTGGTTGGCGATCAAGAATTCATCAATGTGGTCAAGGTGTTCTCTGAACAGCTCAAAGCTGGCGAGGTGGACCCTTTTAATGAGCTAATTCAAACTAGCATTCAAGCGCTAGCTGCAGTCTCTGAACAGCAACTAACGGATGAACAGCAGCATCAACTGTCAGTTTTGGCAAGCGCTGCTGTGCAGGCAAAACCATCAGCTCAAGCCTTAGGACGTAAAGCATCAAACCAAGCAGGTGCACAAGCAGCGACCTCTGCCACAACAAAACTGAAGTTAATCCCGAATGTCTTGGACGGAACCATTACTCATGATGGCTCTGATGCCAATATTCGAATGGATGTAGAAAACAGCACCAGCCTATACTATGCCGTGCATAAAGAATCAGACCTTGATGCCTCGTTATTTTCATATTTTTGGAGCGGGGCAGCCATTGAACCTTCTAAAGGCATAGGTTTTCTCACCACGGACAAAATAACAAATTCCAGTGTCAAAACAGATACTGATATCAGTGAATACCAAACCGCAACTTATGTGTATTACAACAAAAGTGTAAATGGCCGGGTTCTGAGCGTTCCTAATCTATACAACACTATCAATATCCTTTCCATAGTTTCGGGTTCAACCGGGCTTGGCAAGTTAATGAACAACACCTTGCAACAAACTAAGTCAGCGAAGTTTATCAAACAGCACACTGATATGGCCGATAAGCTATTTGGTTTCTCTGACACAATGCTAAGCAGTACTGCGCTTGCTTGTGAATTGTATGATTTAGGTGTGGAAACTACAGGTCGATCTGAGCAACTTGCTGTCCCCGGCTTTGACGCTGCTGCCGGAGTTGATTTTTGCCTGGGGGTAAGTCGTGCCAGAAACGCGACCGAGTCACTTCGCGCTACGCTTGAATCTCTGGGCCATACTACCACAATTACCGAGCCGGATTTTTATGGCACTAGCCCATTTTCCAAAGCGACATTGTCTGTAAGTACGTTAAAAGAAGGCTTGAAGCTAGCTTTAAAAGATCCTCGCTTGCTGTTAGTAAGGCCCGAGCAACAAAGGCCAAACACCTCAGGTAGTTTTCTCGCCACTTTGGTCGGCAATTCGGCAGGAGTCTATGTAACTCAGTGGCTGTTTGAACAATGTACAGCTGCCGATGACAGTCAGCACGGTAAAGTCATTAAAACGGCACAGGGTCAACGTCAGTATTTAATTAAAGAATTGGCCAAATACGCCTATTACCGTCAGCATTACATTCAATCGTTTAACAATAATGCGGCTACATACAGCAGCATTAACCCTTACTATAAAACCAACTATGGTAATCCGGAAAGCTACTTAAAAAATGGCCTTAAACTTTATGCTAAGCAAGGTGGTACGGAATTACTTAAGTGTTCAACTGGCTTATTGGGTGAAGATTGGCTAGCAAAACTAACCACTTTTCAAGATGTAAGTGCCAAAGTTGCCAAAGCGCTGGCAGGGCAAAGCACCGATATATCTGTGTCTGAATTAGGGTCTTTTCTTGCAGTGCTTAGCACTGTAAGTGAGGAAGCTGGTTCGCAGGTTAAAGCCAAAATAGCTGAAATAATCGCCAAGCAGGCCGCTACTGCAGCTATGGGACCTTTTGGTATAGGTGTGAGACTGGCGCAAACAGGCAATGCCGCTGGTGCTATGGCATGGGATTGGGCCACTAAACCTTCAGAAATCCGTCTGCAATTTGCAAAAGTTGGCGGTCAATGGCAAGTATCCAGTGCTTTACCTGCGCTGGATCATGTCAGTTATCTGGCATTCCCCGGTAAGGGCGCAGATAGCGACAATATCAAAGGAATTATTGCTACTCATCATGCCCCGGCTCTTGGCTCTTTTTCTAGAATAGCGGCGGCAGACTCGGATTACCAGTTGGGCTATCTGTTATCCAAAGATGTAAAGATCAACCACACATTGCTCACTGCAAATACCAGTTTTAGTTATGAAAATCAGCTGTTGTTTGATAGCAACAATACAGAGTTCAAAGGGTGGCTTGAAAACTCTGATAAAGAGGCTCATTTTGATTGGGTTGTCCGTCATTGCCCTCTAACTGATGCTGGCTGTATTAGTCAAAGCAGACCCGTTGCACAGTGGCCTGTCTTTGGCAATAACAATATACACTTTAGCCTGACTCCTGAAGAGCTTGAGGACGAAATTCAAAGTTACAAGCGACAACGTGGTACGTTCTCAAAAACGGACAACCTCACAAACCCTATTCTGTGGGAGCATGCCAGCAATGCAAAAGCAGAACCTGTGGATGAACTGAGCTATGTAGATTTTACTGCCGCCTATAACAGCAAAGTAGGCGTAGGTATTGTGCAACATAAAACGCCAGGTCTGTATTTCGACAGCACCAGTGCAACTCTTGATACCTCTACCTTTGATAGCGGTAGCCATGTTTATGTCACATTAGACTATGGTTTCCAAAGTGCCGATGCCAAATCTCACAACACTGTGCTGAAAGAGCAATCTTATTTACTTAAAAATGATCATTACTCAGATGAGTTCGGTAACGCTATAACCACTACCAAACTGGTACTGAGGTTAGAACGGCCAGAAGGACAATTTAACTACTTGTGCACTAAAGATTCGATGATCGACTCTTGTGTAAACAACGCCAGTCATGCTGTTTGGGGACAAAAAGTAGTGAATGGGCCCTGGCAGAAATTAGGTGATGTGTGGCTAGGTAAAGGTGATGAACAGTCTGTTACTTTACCGGCACAAATGAACCGGATCGTACTACTGGATGCCATAACCACAGCTTATCTGAATAATACGGCAACAGATGTAGGCGTATTTCTTGGAACTCGTTTACAGCAGTATCAACAAGGACGGATGAACCTGCCTTTTTTAACCTTCACCCCAGGCGAACTGACTTTGTTTAATGTTGATTTTGAAGCAAGATCCCAGCTTCAGCTTAATGAAGACACAAGTATGTTAGCTGCCATGCTTTCCGCTAACCCAGACGCAAATCAAGTGCAGTGGTATCTGGTGAAAGGAGATGCGTGTAGTGAGGCGGTGAGTGGGGTGAACTTGCCTGATGGCGTTAAAGTGAATCAATTGGCTGAAGGCTACGAATACAAAACAAGCCGCATCAGAGGCAATGCACAGCAACTTAAAGCGACGCGCTCTGTTGACAGCTCCTGTCAGCCAGAAAGTCTGGTCGCCTCCGGTCAGGTGGGCTCTGTAAGTAAATTCCTGCAACAGAAGTGGAGTCAGGCAGTAACGGGGGAAGGGAATTATTACCTGATCCTCGCAGTACCAAATAATAGTAATTCAGGCCAGTTGGTATACCTGCGTAGTAATGTAGTAAGTCAGTTGCCAGAACTGCCAATAGAGTTATTGAGTGGCTGTGATGGCTCAGGTGCCTGTGAGTTACTGCTTAATTTTGACGATGCGTTAGCGCTTGGCAATGGCTACAGTTTTATGCTGAATATTAATGGTCAGGAATACCAACTGAACCTGCAAGAGCTGGCAAGTTTTGGCAATGAACTTTTCACTGCTAACTTAACCCGCAATGCAGATGGTCGCTTAGTATTAAAACTGCAACTGAAAAATGCTGGCAGTTATCAGTTGGAATTGCAGGTGAGCACGGCTTCAGGCTCCGTCAGTTTATTCAGTGCACAAAGTGTGCATATTCCTAAGCCAACAGTAAAAGCCAGCAAAACCAGCCTGAACCTGCAATGGGTTGACCTGAAGGCTAGTAATTACAGGGTTTATATCAGCAGTCAACAAGGTTTTGACCCGAGCAAGGTGGAAACTTATCCGGATGGCCAATCGTTCTACACTACAGATTTAACCCAGCAGATTGAGAGCTTAGAGACCGGTAAAACCTATTACCTGCGCCTGGAAGCGGTTCTGGACAATAACAGCTACTTCAGTGGGGAAATCAGTGCAGTACCTGCGGAAGTAATTACGGCCAGCGGCAAACTAAACGACACAGGTATTAGCTGGTGCGCTGATGGCGTCCAAAATAATCTGGCTTGCCCGGTAGAAGGTTATGCCGGTCAGGATGGTGAACATGGCCGCGATGCATTGGCCCGTGCTGGTCAGTTGCAAAAAGTGGGTGGCGGTGATGCTGGTTTTGACTTTACCAAACTCGATGCCAGCGGCAATGACTTGCCAGCCAGTGCGACCGAATGGAGTTGTGTGCGCGATAACCATACTGGCCTCATTTGGGAAGTAAAAACCACCGATGGCGGCCTGCGGGATATGAACCATTTTTATACATGGTATAACCCAGATAACAGCACCAATGGCGGCAGTGCTGGTACACAAAACGGCGGCAGTTGCACTGGCAGCGATTGTGATACCTATGCTTTTGTTCAAGCTGTTAATCAACAAGGCTTATGTGGCGCTAATGATTGGCGTATGCCCACCCAAAAAGAGCTATTGGGTATAGTGCATAATGGTCAGATAATGCCTGCGATAGATACCCATTATTTCCCCAATACGCCATTTGGTTGGTTCTGGTCGTTGTCGCCCTATTATTCCCATTATGAGGAATATAGTGGTGTCGCGAGGAACGTCAGTTTCACCAATGGTAGTAATGGCTTCGGCGCTAGCGACCTAAGTATGTTCGCCGGTTCTGGTAGTGATCCCGATCACAGTTGGGGCCATGTGCGGTTGGTGCGCACAGAGCAATAA
- a CDS encoding Lcl C-terminal domain-containing protein translates to MNKNYLAALSLLLSTQAYAVTCNNENTAITATTPVTDFTIHNDGTVTHNKTGLMWMRCSLGQSWHNGDCYNVASNYTWQNALAAADGDSFATYSDWRLPNIKELDSIVEERCSAPSLNALIFPNTRSTGYWSSSPYAGGSDQAWYVHFHDGGSIAIPQNANNLSVRLVRAGESSGWPGFGDGPSLVPGSIASVALPNLAQHQIVFQLEGQPKNHIVMMFDEKPRMEFYSVGVTAEDDERGYFNVFTGEWQQTATKLSLSYIDDTSDLELTTADGMLRLGATYNLSVTNETRNLRVKTIYPFINKSWQISDITGYRIVLLSESKEPYVELTFYPNQRLYTNHGEYLWRYSGDRDIELYDDEDSTWRKVSWLRDWQNWQTGWRGSKNVRVISVYPVALDE, encoded by the coding sequence ATGAACAAAAACTATTTAGCGGCACTGTCGTTGCTATTAAGCACACAGGCCTATGCCGTTACCTGCAACAATGAAAATACGGCTATCACCGCTACTACCCCAGTGACAGATTTTACCATTCACAACGATGGCACTGTGACCCATAATAAAACAGGACTGATGTGGATGCGTTGTAGCTTGGGGCAAAGCTGGCATAATGGTGACTGCTATAATGTCGCCTCTAACTATACTTGGCAGAATGCATTGGCTGCGGCTGATGGCGATAGCTTTGCTACATACAGTGACTGGCGGCTACCGAATATAAAGGAGTTGGACTCTATTGTAGAAGAGCGTTGCTCTGCCCCCAGCCTCAATGCATTAATATTCCCGAATACGCGATCTACGGGCTACTGGTCATCGTCGCCCTATGCTGGCGGTAGCGACCAAGCGTGGTACGTCCATTTCCACGATGGTGGTAGTATTGCCATCCCTCAGAACGCCAACAACCTCAGCGTGCGGTTGGTGCGAGCCGGAGAATCTTCTGGTTGGCCAGGTTTTGGGGATGGCCCCAGTCTGGTACCGGGCTCTATTGCCTCGGTGGCTTTGCCTAATTTAGCGCAGCATCAGATAGTGTTTCAGCTGGAAGGGCAACCAAAGAATCATATTGTGATGATGTTTGATGAAAAGCCCAGGATGGAATTTTATAGTGTAGGTGTTACTGCCGAAGATGATGAGCGGGGATATTTTAATGTATTCACTGGTGAATGGCAGCAAACGGCAACCAAGTTATCGCTTAGTTATATTGATGATACAAGTGATTTAGAGCTTACCACCGCAGATGGCATGTTACGACTTGGCGCAACATACAATCTTTCAGTGACGAATGAGACGAGAAACCTTCGAGTAAAAACCATTTACCCGTTTATTAATAAAAGCTGGCAAATTTCTGATATCACTGGTTACAGAATTGTACTCTTAAGTGAAAGTAAGGAACCTTATGTGGAATTAACGTTTTACCCAAACCAGCGTTTATACACTAACCATGGCGAATATTTATGGCGTTACTCCGGCGACCGCGATATCGAGCTGTATGATGATGAAGACAGCACCTGGCGTAAAGTGAGTTGGCTACGTGATTGGCAAAACTGGCAAACCGGCTGGCGCGGCTCTAAGAATGTAAGGGTAATTTCTGTTTATCCCGTGGCGCTGGATGAATAA
- a CDS encoding ATP-binding protein: protein MLTKAVEKLFYLAVVLFSAILLLILFLNERPSFYQKIDPKVCTEATATFDFNDKTLAKLVAPVAKPKCSDWKATVLPLFRQMPDYAELPPQLPLEKLWLQFNYQVPAELESDDGLALYSTRIVGGIVALYVDDKLMYTNEDDWHMQWNQPFLVKIPMYSVKPGHSINIKLAIPYRQIEGYSIGSFYLGEAGLLKTWQSQRQFFSIQLPVVLSFLFFIFGVVSLFLALFQIERVKNLLFFVVALIYLVCNMQYIYNASGDGAIYSWFQSITDASISWLMAISAIYASYYAKSNLRWLVNMAAGWAVLITVTTMPVWQGAVIGFLLQHYATLLLYIGIVAVIIFKAIKEKNGYLAVISACIVIYLAGGAYDLAHVSNQTDPDGYYIFPYTTIPLMLFFLVMLQVKYISSQKQLLKSNEIMQQRLVEQELRLNDQHQQLLQQSRQIAEQDAIHKERVRLKQDLHDGVVSSLYLLGLNLPEKRSDMQQALQELADDIQCVVLSLQQEASLNDALAAYRSRINGRLTGTGIELVWQVEDLSQLNWLEPSDVLNILRLVQEATGNALKHAECTVLTIAARVNSEATMVELKVTDNGKGYDLNSTSTGNGRRNMQHRAHALGATLQRSSGEQGTAVTVLIPLQKPARDITPV from the coding sequence ATGCTGACCAAAGCTGTTGAAAAACTGTTTTATCTGGCCGTGGTGCTGTTTAGCGCCATTTTGCTACTGATCTTATTTTTGAATGAACGTCCTTCTTTTTACCAAAAAATAGACCCTAAGGTATGCACTGAAGCAACAGCAACTTTTGATTTTAATGACAAGACCCTGGCAAAGTTAGTTGCCCCTGTGGCCAAGCCAAAGTGCAGCGACTGGAAAGCCACTGTATTGCCACTGTTCCGGCAAATGCCGGACTATGCCGAGCTGCCCCCTCAACTGCCTTTAGAAAAACTTTGGCTGCAATTTAATTATCAGGTGCCGGCAGAATTGGAGTCTGACGATGGTCTGGCACTGTACAGCACCCGTATTGTTGGGGGCATAGTGGCGCTTTATGTTGACGATAAGCTGATGTACACCAATGAAGACGACTGGCATATGCAATGGAATCAGCCATTTTTAGTCAAAATTCCAATGTATTCCGTGAAGCCGGGACACAGCATAAACATTAAACTGGCCATTCCTTACCGCCAGATAGAAGGTTATTCCATCGGTAGCTTCTATCTGGGAGAAGCAGGATTACTAAAAACCTGGCAGAGTCAGCGACAGTTTTTTTCTATTCAGTTGCCTGTTGTTTTATCCTTTTTGTTCTTCATCTTTGGTGTGGTGTCGCTATTTCTGGCGCTGTTTCAAATTGAGCGGGTAAAGAATCTGCTGTTTTTTGTCGTGGCACTGATTTATCTGGTGTGCAACATGCAATACATTTACAACGCATCGGGTGACGGGGCTATTTACTCCTGGTTTCAGTCGATCACCGACGCGTCCATCTCCTGGCTGATGGCCATCTCCGCTATTTATGCTTCGTATTATGCAAAAAGTAACTTAAGGTGGCTGGTGAATATGGCTGCAGGTTGGGCTGTTCTGATCACGGTGACAACTATGCCCGTATGGCAGGGGGCCGTTATCGGCTTTTTATTGCAACACTATGCAACTTTGCTGCTGTACATCGGTATTGTGGCTGTTATTATTTTTAAAGCGATAAAGGAAAAGAATGGTTATTTAGCCGTTATTTCTGCCTGCATCGTGATTTATCTGGCAGGTGGCGCTTACGATCTAGCCCATGTGTCGAACCAGACTGATCCTGACGGATATTACATCTTCCCGTACACAACCATTCCACTTATGTTGTTTTTTTTAGTGATGTTGCAGGTGAAATACATCAGTTCACAAAAACAGCTGTTAAAAAGCAATGAAATTATGCAGCAACGCTTAGTGGAGCAGGAGTTGAGGCTTAATGATCAGCACCAACAACTACTACAACAATCCCGCCAGATCGCAGAACAAGACGCTATTCACAAAGAGCGGGTGCGTTTAAAGCAGGATTTGCACGACGGTGTGGTGTCCAGCCTGTATTTGCTGGGTTTAAACTTACCGGAAAAACGCAGCGATATGCAGCAAGCCCTGCAAGAGCTAGCTGACGACATTCAGTGTGTAGTGTTGTCACTGCAACAAGAAGCCAGCCTAAACGATGCACTGGCAGCGTACCGTAGTCGAATTAACGGGCGTTTGACTGGAACAGGCATAGAACTGGTTTGGCAAGTTGAGGATCTCAGTCAACTCAATTGGCTGGAGCCGTCTGATGTTCTGAACATCTTGCGGTTGGTGCAAGAGGCAACAGGCAACGCCTTAAAGCACGCAGAGTGTACGGTGCTCACTATAGCCGCCAGAGTTAATAGCGAAGCGACAATGGTTGAGCTTAAAGTGACAGACAATGGCAAAGGTTACGACCTGAACTCCACTAGCACAGGCAATGGCAGACGCAATATGCAGCACAGAGCTCATGCCTTAGGCGCAACCCTTCAGCGTAGCTCCGGCGAGCAAGGCACTGCAGTCACAGTGCTTATTCCACTGCAAAAACCGGCCAGAGATATAACGCCAGTGTAA